GGGACACGCACGTTATCCAGGTGGACGATGTTGAAGGAGTAGACATCACAGATGTTGATGAGGGGACGGAAGGTGATGCCGGGCGATTTCATGTCCACGATGATGTAGCTGATGCCTTTGTGCTTGGGCGCCTTGGGGTCCGTGCGGGCGAGCATGGCGCCCCATTGGGCCTTGTGGGCCATGGAGGTCCAGATCTTGGTGCCGTTCACCACAAAGTCGTCGCCGTCCTCGAGGGCGGTCGTCTCCAGGCCCGCGAGATCGGAGCCGGCATTGGGCTCGCTGAAGAGCTGGCACCAGCGCTCGTCGGCCTTGGCGATGCCGGGGAGCCATTTGGTCTTTTGCGCCTCACTGGCGTAGATGGCAAGGGTGGGGCCGACGTTGGAGACGCCGGCATCGTTGATGTAGGGGCGCGGGACTTTGTGGAGGGTCATCTCTTCCGTGTAGATGACCTGCTCCAGGGTGGTCCAGCCGAGGCCGCCATACTTCTTGGGCCACGGGCCGGTGACCCAGCCCTTCTGACCCATCTTTTTCGCTAGCTGTTGGGCGAACTTGTCCTTGCTGCCGTCATCATCGTCCAGGTCCACTTCGCGCTCAACCCATCCGGGGGGCAGCTCTTGCTTCAGGAAGTCGCGAATCTCCTTGCGAAAGGCCTCTTGCTGAGGGGTAAAGCGAAAGTCCACGACGGCCTCCTCTCACGCCGGGCGACGAACCAGTGCAAGCGCAGGCGTGACGCGGGCTATTGTACCAAGCGCAGGCGCGGCGTATGGCGAATGGGGCGCGTAATGGCGTGCGACCTATTTCGCGGCTGGCGACGCCTCAGGCGGCTTGGGGCCTTTCGGCCTATCTCTCCGCTGGAGGACAACGAGAGCGGCGGTCCCGGCGGCCACGCTGATGACGAGGCTAAGGACGCCGACCAAGACGACCTTGCCGCCCGCATCGTCAAGGGAGCTGACCGCGATCTCCTTGCCCTTGGTCATGATGACTCTTTCCAGCTTGGTGGTATCGGACTTATCTATCTCCTCTTGGAGCTCCCTTGCAGCTCGATCTCCCGCCTGCGCATTCCAAATCGGCTTTGCCGCGATGAGGATGAGCAGAGCGGCAACGAAGAGGACGCTCGCCGACCAGAGCATCTTGCTCCAGTTCCGGCGGCCGCCCAGAAGGCCGACAAGAACCAGGATGACGAGGGAGCCGAGGAATATCCATTTCCACAATCCGATCATTCCCAAAGCATCCCGGGCATCATCCAGGTCGCTTGAGGTGAAGTCAGCGTTTGTCCGATCGTCGAGGAACCTCCGGTAGTCTGCATCCGTATAGGTGAAGTTGCGCTTGATGCGATCGCGAAGCTTGCGGAAGTCCTTAACGGTCTCGCTCCGCTCCACTTCCTGCTTTTTGGCGGCGGCGGAGAGCTGATCCCAGGGCGTGCGGCCGGTGTAATCGTCCTTGGCGATGATTTCCTCGAAATCGGCCTGGTCGAAATCAACGCCGGTGGTTAGGTAGCGGCGCAGGTCGTCGAACTGCTGGGACTGATCGGCGCCGAAGGCCCTGCGCAGGTCGGCTTCGGAAAAGACGTAGGAGTTGGGCAGGGCGTTATCAACGATGCGCGCTACCTCGGCCTGGTAGTTCACCAGTCCGGCCAGGGCTTTGACCTGCTCTATGGAGAAATTCGGATAGCGGCAAGGGATGCCGGTGTTGACGAAGGTGAGGGGATTCAGCGTCGCGATTTCCTGCGCTGTGCAAAGGCGAGCCGAGGTGTAGGCATCGGCGAGTTTCTGGTCCATGAGGCGTCCTACTGAATCGAGGGCAGCCTGCTGGCGGTCGGCAAGGGGAATCGTAAGGGAGAAGGATGGCTTCTTGCCCACCAGGTAATTGACGCTTTCGTCCACCAGGTTGTTCACCTGGAGCTGTACCCAATCGCGGGGGAGCGTCTCACGGATGATGCGGTCAACATCGGCGCTGGTGACGACGAGGTTGAAGGGAACGCGAAGGTTCGTGCCGATGCTGGAGCGCACCGTCGGCGCTATCACCTGGTCGAAGACGAAGGTGGTAAGGTCCTTCTTCGCGATGAGCGCCTTCACTTCACGCGCCGCCGGGTCGGCCCGGCTGCTGAGGTCTACGCGAACGACGAAGGTTTCCTTGTCTCCCGCAAGGTAGGGGAAGACAGCGTCAGCGGCATTGGCCATCTGCCCCTGGACATAGTCGGGCGGGGCGATCTTTTTAATCGTCTCCACGATTTCGGCTGTGGTGAAGGTCAGACCGAAGGGGATGGTCTTATCCTTCAGCGCTTCGTCCACCATGTCCGTGACCACATCGTCATAGATGGCGGCGGCGATGCGATCGCTCTTGAGCGCCGCCTTCACGGTAGGGATGGAATCGCGGAGACGGTCTTTCAGCGGGACGACGATCTCGAAGTGGTCCTCTCGACCGAAGAAATAGGGGATGGTCTGGTCAAGGGTCTCTTCTGTGTATTGCCGGAGCCAATCCGGGGGCAGAAGCGCGCGCGTGACGGCGATCAAGTCAGGACTTATCTTGGTGAGGTCAATCTTCAGGTCCGCGTTATCGGTTTGGGCCTCTTCGATGGCTGCAGGGGCGAGGTCG
The nucleotide sequence above comes from Chloroflexota bacterium. Encoded proteins:
- a CDS encoding acyl-CoA dehydrogenase, which translates into the protein MDFRFTPQQEAFRKEIRDFLKQELPPGWVEREVDLDDDDGSKDKFAQQLAKKMGQKGWVTGPWPKKYGGLGWTTLEQVIYTEEMTLHKVPRPYINDAGVSNVGPTLAIYASEAQKTKWLPGIAKADERWCQLFSEPNAGSDLAGLETTALEDGDDFVVNGTKIWTSMAHKAQWGAMLARTDPKAPKHKGISYIIVDMKSPGITFRPLINICDVYSFNIVHLDNVRVPKSNLIGEKNRGWYSGATTLNLERSFVRHALIGKQYMDEVLAFVRSQPGGIDFLARNASLRHKIAQIYTELHCGRWIAYRVAWLQSKGAPPSYESSVSKLFNGEMTQRMVALVMDILGLYGQVKEHSKYAVLRGKAQQLYLAQRAITIGGGTSEIQRGLIARRGLGLGQGA